The genomic DNA CTTTATCGCGGTGACGTTCCGCATGACTGATCTGGAGTTGCCGGAATGATGCGTCTTGCTCTGACCACGGATCAGCGAGCACCTCGCATGTTGAAGAGCGAGGAACGGTTGAGGGCTGTGCCGTCGGTCATCTGTTGGATCCTGTTGCTGACCCTCCTGGGCTGTACGTCCTCTCGCGAGATCATTCCGTTGGAGGTCCGCCAGGGTCGACCGATGCTGAAGAAGTCTCTTTCCGATGGGCAACGATTCAATGTGGCAGTTATGCCCTTCGAGGATCAACGTGCCGATTCCAGTCGCATCGGCATCCGGCGGGATTGGCGGGGTGATGAGACGACGTTCACGATCGAGGGGGGCCGCCTGGGTGACATACTCGCCGAGATGTTCGTCGACTATCTGAAACAGCGCGAGGGCTGGAACGTGTGGATCGTCAAGCCCGGGATCGTTCCGCCGGATGGGGGGCCTGACGTCACGCTGTCCGGTATGGTCGTGGCATTTTCGGCGGACGCTGAACCTGGGTTTGGCGTGACAGATATGACCGTAACGGCACGGTTTCTTATCACCGGACAGCATCCCGTCGATCAACGCTCGGCGGTTGTGATGGTTGATGCGATAGAATCCTCATGGGCGTTTGGGTTTGAACCACGCGATCTGGAAGCTCTTCTCAACGCGACGCTTCGGAAGGACCTGGAGCAGTTCATGTCACAAGTCGTGGTCGAGGGGCGACGTCTGCGGCTGAAATAGCGGGCGAGTAATCCTCCATGGCTGCTGCCGGGATTGTCCCACCGCTGCGGCGATTTCTTGCACAGTCCGCTAGGCCAGCAAAACGATAACAGCTTCATCCGGTTGTAAGTCGAGCCGGCCTGATCTCCAAGGTTGGCGATCGGCGGTCGTCTCATGCGTGGAGAGCAGCAGCGTCCCCTCACGTATCGCGCCAGGAGCTGAACAGGTGGAGCGTTCGGAGGAGAAGTTGACGGCGATGAGGACGGCTTGTCCCGATGAGCCTGTTCGTTCGTCTTTTCTGACGAACAGTAGGCAGTGAGGGTTGGAGGTGTCGAGGGAACAATAGGTCCCGTGTAGGAGGGCCGGAGTCATGCTCCGCAAGCGGAGCAGACGCCGATAGAGGTGCAGCAGCGACGATGGGTCCTTCGATTCCCCTTCCACATTGAGGGTGGCTGCGTCTCGGGAGACCGGGAGCCAGGGCCGCCCCTTCGTAAATCCTGCCTGGAACGATCCGTCCCACTGCATCGGTGTACGGGCTGGATCACGACCGGTGCGGAAGGGCCAGTACCGCTTCGTGTAGGGATCATGTAAGTCGCGGTAGCGCAACCGACCGTCCCGCATGCCGATCTCCTCTGCATAATAGAGGAACGGGGTGCCTCTCAACGTAAAAAGGATGACCGCGGCTGCTCTGGCTCGCCGCGCGGCATCGCCACCCTGGCCGTACCGGTCGATGTGTCGGGACTGATCGTGGTTGCTCAAAACGATCGAGGGCCAGCCGCCCGGTGGCACCGCCCGCTCTGCATCCGCAATCACCTCGCGAAAGCGGTCTGCGAGCCAGGGGGACTTTAACAGACGAAAATCGAACACCATATGCAGTTCGTCCGAACCGTTGCCGTAGAAGGCTGCCGGCCCCCCGGGGGTGTCGGCTGAGGCTTCGCCGACGAGGACGATGTCGGGGTAGGAGGACACGACT from Nitrospirota bacterium includes the following:
- a CDS encoding alpha-glucosidase: MTANPPWWRTAIVYQIYPWSFQDSNGDGIGDIPGIISRLDYLNDGTTDSLGIDAIWLSPIYPSPMKDFGYDVADYCNVDPRFGTLADFDRLVTEARRRGIRVIMDLVLNHTSDQHPWFQKARASRSAPERDWYYWADGKGFGRRPSNWNARFGGSSWTWDPVAHQYYLHSFLASQPDLNWHNPTLRAKMFDIVRFWIDRGVQGFRLDAINWLGKDRRWPDNPVRLGWRGYTRQIHQHDRDRPLAHEVMRELRAVVSSYPDIVLVGEASADTPGGPAAFYGNGSDELHMVFDFRLLKSPWLADRFREVIADAERAVPPGGWPSIVLSNHDQSRHIDRYGQGGDAARRARAAAVILFTLRGTPFLYYAEEIGMRDGRLRYRDLHDPYTKRYWPFRTGRDPARTPMQWDGSFQAGFTKGRPWLPVSRDAATLNVEGESKDPSSLLHLYRRLLRLRSMTPALLHGTYCSLDTSNPHCLLFVRKDERTGSSGQAVLIAVNFSSERSTCSAPGAIREGTLLLSTHETTADRQPWRSGRLDLQPDEAVIVLLA